TGGGGGGACCATTGACATCAATACCTCCCGTGTAGCTCAGCTGGTGGAGGCGTGTTCTGTTCCCACAGCAGACTAGTATGGAAAACACACACTACTATAAATATCTGGATATGAGTCTGCTCAAGACACTAAATACAGGATTCGACAACTTTCTCATATCTGGGGATAAATGACGGTTTCACCCAGAACAGTATGACAGCAAACCAGGCTGTTTATCCTTTTCTGGCacttacaaaacaaatgatggCACAAAAGAAATCCCACCAAAGCCCTGATATTCACTTTTTAATTTGTATAACATCAGAGGGTATTGGATAGCACACACCAACTTCTACATAAAAAAAGTTTCCTAAACCTCAGCAAGTGTCTTAAGTATCAACTTACAAAAGAAAACCGATAAACTAACCTGCAAAAAAGATTAAAAGGAAAATCTATCAGGCACTCTGAACAATTTTGAAAGCAAATATCTAAGCACCaacttaaaacattttcttctgaTGTATActggacatgttttcttttatgtaCACTAGTACAGTAGGAGTCTTACATATGGCTCCTTTAAATCACAGTACCAGCATATTCCAATGTTTCATAACGTTAAATCAGGAGGCTTACAATTAATTATTCAACTGTATCTGCCGTGTCGTCACCTAGGGTTGCACAGAAAGCTGGTGCCTCTACTGGCAGAGACGGTCCCTGGCCAGGAGGACCGCGACAAGGTGGAGCAATTGTGGGTCCACTTCCTTACCGGATTAGAAAGTCTCCAACAGGACCTGTACAAATTTGGTGACTTAACCGATCGCTTCCCTTTGAAACAGAAGAATGACCGTAGAGCCCTGATCAAAACTGGGGCCTCGGATGAGTTCAGCGGAGTTGCTGCTCAGGCTGCGTCAACCCAAAGCCCCTGGGTAGGGACTGAGGTGGAGCAGAACCCGGACCTCAAGACACACATCACCCAAATCGATGCCATGATCAAGGAAATGCTCCAGAAAGTTAGTATTCCTTTCTGGGCGGTGGAGTCTACTCAAGAGGCCTGGACTGAAGGTGTTGACTTCAGCGATGCAGCAGACGATCAGGATGAAACTCTGGAGGTAGAGGTGGTGTCCCAGGATGGTAAAATGTCTGGGTGCTGTCACCCCCCAAATTGTAAATTTGGTTGCATGTTGTGCCTGCTCACCTGAAAAGCAGGGTGTGGTCTGAACGCAGGTTACCAAAGGTTGTCAGTAAGAATGAAGTAACTCCTCACTTAATCTGTGTACGCATAAACCAAGCACAACTAGCTAAAGTCTCCAGTAGTTACCTGTAAACATAGTCCTGCAATGTCATTCTAGCATGACATTCTTTTTACCCAGACCTCTTGTAAGAAACCCACGGTCTCAATGTCTTTCCCCCCTcgttaaataaaaaagtattgttgAATATATGCTACATTCTAACCGAGGCATGTCATTTATTTGCCAATGAATAAAGATGAACTATAACAAAAGCCGGGTTTTAACATAAAGACATCTTTATTCACAtagaaacataaaaatattgtaCAGACATACCCAGCATTTAAATTTACATTATCAGAagcagagacaaacacagaaataaGACAGACTGTAAGATCTTGGGGTCAGTTCTCGTAGGTAGACATCAAATGGGCTTTGAAAGCTGCAAGGGACAGGCAACAGTACAAGGTTAACAACATGACCATAACCAGTACACACTGGACACCCCAAACGGCACCTGTCAGCACAGACACTTCCCCACATACTGACCTTCCTGGTTATCCCAAAGCCCAGCAGCAGTCGTGTTCAAGGGACTCTCATTGTTGGGCTCTAGAACAGACAGATTGGGGTGAGGCAACAAGTCAACAATGCAAAATCCCTTCAGAGTGTAACAAAAAGACTGTGATTTAA
This sequence is a window from Esox lucius isolate fEsoLuc1 chromosome 17, fEsoLuc1.pri, whole genome shotgun sequence. Protein-coding genes within it:
- the zgc:109913 gene encoding regulator of G-protein signaling 9-binding protein — protein: MANHLGTTDDEQAACQAQMNRWQRTVGEIQTRKRQVAECERALEALSKVTACFQQMATSVGSSSDSSSLREKTNDTRALAHKVCTGLHRKLVPLLAETVPGQEDRDKVEQLWVHFLTGLESLQQDLYKFGDLTDRFPLKQKNDRRALIKTGASDEFSGVAAQAASTQSPWVGTEVEQNPDLKTHITQIDAMIKEMLQKVSIPFWAVESTQEAWTEGVDFSDAADDQDETLEVEVVSQDGKMSGCCHPPNCKFGCMLCLLT